The following are encoded together in the Pristis pectinata isolate sPriPec2 chromosome 31, sPriPec2.1.pri, whole genome shotgun sequence genome:
- the LOC127584986 gene encoding protein Dr1-like: protein MASASGNNDDDLTIPRAAINKIIKEILPNIRVANDAREMVVNCCTEFIHLISSEANEICNKSDKKTISPEHIMQALESLGFGSYITEVKEVLRECKKVALERRKANSRLENLGIPEEELLRQQQELFAKARQQQAEQAQQEWLEMQQAAQKAQLAAVTTNKAGSSQDDEEEEDT, encoded by the exons ATGGCCTCAGCTTCAGGCAATAATGATGATGACTTAACTATTCCAAGAGCTGCCATCAACAAGATTATCAAAGAGATCCTACCAAACATCAGAGTAGCGAATGATGCCAGGgagatggtggtgaactgctgcaCCGAGTTTATTCATTTGATATCCTCAGAAGCAAATGAAATCTGCAATAAGTCTGATAAGAAAACCATCTCACCAGAGCACATCATGCAAG CTTTGGAAAGCCTAGGTTTTGGATCGTACATAACTGAAGTAAAGGAGGTTCTGCGGGAATGCAAGAAAGTGGCCCTTGAAAGGAGGAAGGCCAACTCACGCCTCGAGAACCTGGGGATTCCTGAGGAAGAATTGTTACGTCAACAGCAAGAATTATTTGCAAAA GCTCGACAACAGCAGGCTGAACAGGCGCAGCAGGAGTGGCTAGAGATGCAACAGGCTGCCCAGAAGGCTCAGCTTGCAGCAGTAACCACTAACAAGGCTGGGTCCTCACAGGATGATGAGGAAGAAGAAGACACCTAA